Genomic segment of Umezawaea sp. Da 62-37:
TCCACGACTGCTGGTTGGGGTTGGCCACCGACGGCAGCGGCACGCCCATCTGCTCGGCCAGCTTCGCCACGCGCTGGTCGAGGAACTGGTGGTCGCTCGCCAGTTGCGCGCCGACCTCCTTGACCCGCGGGGCCTCGGCGCGGGTCTGCGCCTCCTCGCCCATCGGGCCTTCCCACAGTCCTGCCTGGCGGACCTTGACGAGCAGGTCCTTGTCGGACTCGGTGATGATCCCGAGCGGGGTCCGCTGACCGGGCTCGTCGGCGGTCGCGGTGCCGGTCACGGCCACCGCGAACAGGAACTGGAGTGCTACCAGCACGGCGAGGAAGCGCTTGGGGGACACGGGTCGGCGCCTCAGTAGCCTTCGGTGCCGGAGGTCGGCGTCGCGGCGCCCGCGACGACGGACTGGGCCTTCGCGCCCTCGGGGGTGATGACCCACCAGGTGCCGCCCTTGCCCTGTCCACCGGTCCGGCTCGGGGCCTTGTCGCCGGTGAACCGGTAGAGCGGCCACCCGGCGAGGGTGGCCTGCTTCGTCCCGTCGGCCCGGACGACCTCGCCCACCATCGTCGGGTCCACGCCGGTGACCATCGTGTGCGAGCTGGAGGGGACCGGGGTCCACGTCTTCGCGCAGTCGCCCTCGCAGGCGGACTTCGGGGGCTTCGCGGTGTCCTTGTCGTAGCGGTAGAGCGCGTAGCCGTCCCGGTCGGCGACGAACCAGCCGACGTCCTTGGACTCGGTGGCCGAGAGCTGGAGCGTGGGCTCGCCGCCCGCGCCGCCCTTCTGCTCGGGCTGCGCCGCGTCGCCCGCGCCCGCCACGGCGGCGTTGCCGCTGCCGTTGTCCGCCGCGCTGTAGGCGGGGTCGTCGGTCGCGGGGCCACCGCTGGCGGTGGGCACTGCGCACGCGCTGGCGAGCACGAGGGCGGCGGCTGCGGTAACGAGCAGCAGCGACCGCCTGGCATGTCGGCTTCGCATCACGCGGGTCCCTTCTCTCCTGTCGTGATCCGCCGATCGGCCTAATGAGCTGGAGGTGCCCCCAGGCCAATGTGGCGGATACAGAGGAGTACGGTCCGGCCTGGATGAAGGTTCACAAACGATTCGAAAACTTTTCTTCCGTCAAAACTCTCGACTAGAAGGCGAACTCAAGCCAAGATGCGTGACGTGGCGCGGCACAGACGTACGCAAACCGAGCGTGATCAGATGTGGCAACCGGACGGAAGTCTGGAAGACGAACTGATCCGACGGCTATACCAAGAATTCGGTAGTCCCCTGCTGGGACATGCCATGCGGTTGACCGGTCACGACCGGCAATGGGCGGAGGACATCGTCCAGGAGACGCTCGTCAGAGCCTGGCGCAACGCCGAGAAGCTCGAGCGCGACCCGGTGCTGCTCCGATCGTGGCTGTTCACGGTGGCTCGACGCCTGGTCATCGACGACCGGCGCAAGCGCAGCGTGCGACCCCAGGAGTCCCAGTTGACGCCGTCGGACGAGGCTCCGGTGCGTGACGAGGCCGACCGCACGCTGTCCGCGATCGTGGTCGCGGAGGCGATGAGCGGCCTGACCGCGGAGCACCGGGAGGCTATTCTCGAGACGTACCTGCGCGACCGGACCGTCGGCGAGGCCGCAGAGGTGCTCGGCGTGCCCGCGGGTACGGTGAAGTCCAGGGTTTACTACGCACTTCGCGCCCTTCGGCGGGCACTGCAGGATCGGGGCTGACCAGGTGACAGCGCTGCCGGACCACATCGACGTGGCGGCGTATGTCCTCGGCGTCCTCGACGAGGACGAGGTCGACGCCTTCGAGAACCACCTCGCCCAGTGCCGCAAGTGCGCGCTGGACCTGAAGGACTTCGCCGTTCTGCCCGACCTCCTGGACGAGGCTGACCAGGCAGGACTCCTTCGGGGGACCGCGGGGGAACGCCCCGACGGTCGCTCGGTTCGCGCGATGTTGGACTCGGTGTCGATCGACCGCGGGCGCAAGAAGCGCAACTACGCGTTGGCGGCCGCAGCGGTCGCCGTGCTCTTGATGGGTGGCACCGCCGCCGCCACCGTCAAGCTCACCTCCGGCAGTGGCAACACCTCGAACGTGGCCCAGAACGTGCAGGACCCGCCGAGGCAGTCCGCGGTGGCCAACAACGAGACCGACGTGTTCCAGGAGCTCAGCCGCTCCGACCCCAAGACCGGGCTCAGCGCCAAGATCCACGCGCGTCCCGAGGCGTGGGGCACGTCCATCGAGTTCGAAGTAGAGGGCGCGAAGGGTCCCGGCCGGTGCGAACTGGTCGCCCTGGCGCGCGACGGCGGCACGATGCCCGTGACGTCGTGGCTGGTCAGCGCACCTCCGGCGAACGGCGACAAGGCCCCCGTCCAGTTGGACGGAGGCCTTGGCATGAAGTGGAACGACATCGCCGCGTTCGTGGTGCGGGACAGCAGTGGCGCGACCCTGCTGAACATGCCCACCTAGGTCCCTACAGGTTCCTCAGCCCGGCCAGCACCCTCTCCAGCAGCGCTGTGGTGGGCTTGCTGCCCTCGGTCTCCTCGTTGCGGTGCACGGTGATCAGGCTCAGGTCGGACATGTCCGCCAGCAGCACCCGCACGACCCCCAGCGGAAGCCTCAGACGTGCGGAGACCTCCGCCACTGAGTGCGGGTCCCGGCACAGGGCGCTGATCGTCCGGTGCTCCAGGGTGTCGGTCATCGGGTCGCGCGCGACCTCCTCGTTCGTGGTCACGATGGTCTCGATGTCCAGCGTGACGTTCGAACGGGTACGTCCGCCCGTGAGGGCGTACGGGCGGACCCTGAAGTCGTTCATCGGTGTCTCCGCGGTTGTCGACGGGTGTCGGCAGCCCCGGCAACACCGAGGCCATGGCACTGTACGACCTCGGTGACCGGGAGTCCCGGACTTCCCATTCCTTGGCATGTCCTCGCCAGGGTGGTCACGGATCGTGATCTTCCGTCACAGCCCTGGAGTAGGGCATTTAAAGTCTATTTAAGGATCGACCAAGTTTTATTTATTGCTACTTCGGAGTTCAATCCACGGATCGTGGTCGCGACGGCGGGTCCAATTCGCATCCTCGGCCCCTCCTTCCTACCGGTTCGATTTGCCGGTTCGCTTTTACGATGCAGACCCGTGTCCCCCCGTTAGACCACTGTCGATCTTCGTGGCCGGGAGGTTGACATTTGTCATCCGCGATCGGTGACGCGGCGGCACTACTGGACCAGTTGGTCCTGCCGCCAGGCTGATGCCCATGACGACCGTGCTGGACATGCAGGGGGTGCGACACCGCTACGGCGGGACGGTCGCGCTCGACGGGGTCGACCTGCGGGTCGACGCGGGGGAGTGCGTGGCGCTGCTGGGACCCAACGGGGCGGGCAAGACCACGCTGGTGAACCTGGTGATCGGGCTGCTGGCCAGGCAGGCGGGGTCGATCGCGATCGTCGGGGGCGACCCGCGGGTCGCGGCGTCCCGGCGGGAGCTGGGGGTGGTGCAGCAGTCGCTGGGGTTCCCGACGACGCTGAAGGTGCGCGAGCTGGTCGTGGGGGCGGCCGTGCGGGCCGGGCAGCCCCGGTCGGCCGCCGGACCGGTGATGGCGGAACTGGGGTTGGCGGAGCTGGGCGGACGCCGGGCGGTGAAGCTGTCGGGTGGGCAGCGGCAGCGGTTGCAGCTGGCGATGGCGCTGGTGGGGGACCCGGCGCTGCTGGTGCTGGACGAGCCGACGGTGGGGCTGGACGTGGCGGCCCGGCGGTCGTTCTGGGAGATCGTGGCCGGTCGGTGCGCTCGCGGCGTCGGGGTGCTGGTGACGACGCACCTGATCGAGGAGTCGGCAGGGGTGGCCGACCGGGTCGTGGTGGTGGACAAGGGGCGCGTGCTGGCGTCGGGGACGCCGGACGAGCTGGTGGCGGTGCTGCCGGACCGGACGATCGTGGCCACGTGCTCGTTGGACGACTCGGTGCTGGCGGCGATGCCGGGGGTGCTGTCGATGTCCCGCGACGGGCGGTGGGTGCGACTGCGCACCCGCGAGCCCGAGTCCGTGCTGCGCGTGCTCCTGGCAGCGGATCCGACGCTGGCGGACCTCCGGGTGGAACAAGCCGGTCTGGAGGAGGCCGTCATCAGCATCGGCGCAGCCGCATGACCCCACCCACCCGCGAGTCGAACCCCCAGACACCCCGTGTCGAACGCTCAGACACCCCGTGTCGAACCTGGGCGGGGCATCCGGGCTTCGTCGGACCGGTGCCGGGCCGTGTCGGCAGACCGATCGGTGCGTTGTGGCCGTCCGTCCACGTTGGACTGATCGGTCCGCCCCGGAACCGGGAAGTGGTGGACCCGGTGGACGACCAGGGCGCGTCCCACCCGCACACGCCGTGTGCGGGACCCATGACCTGCATTGGAGCTGTGGCGTGAACACCATGACGGCTGTTGGGCGGCCTGCCGGCCGCGATCGTGGACCGGTCGGTCTGGGTCGGGTCTTCGCCGTGGAGCTCGTGGACGACCTGAGGGGTGTCGTCCGCGAGCCCGCGGCGTTGTTCTTCTCGATCGTGATGCCGGTGGGGTTCTTCGTGTTGTTCGTGTCGATGTTCGGCAGGCAGAACACCGGGATGCTGGCGACCTTCGGGACGTTCGGGGTGCTGGCGGTCACGCTGATGAACCCCGGCATGGGGGTGGCGAAGGACCGGGAGCGCGGGTGGTTGCGGGCCAAGCAGGTGTCGGCGGTGCCGATCGGGGTGACGTTGGCGGCGAAGGTGGTCGCCTCCTTCCCCTACGCGATCGGGGTGTTGGTGGCGATGGCCGCCGCGGCGGCGGCGACCGGGTCGTTGACCGTGACGCCCTGGCAGATGGTCCGACTGGTCGGGGTGCTGGTGCTCGGCGCGTTCCCGTTCGCGCTGCTCGGACTGGCCATCGGGTTCCAGGCGAGCACGAACGCGGCGGCGGCGATCCTGAACGCGCTGCTGATGCCGTCGGCGATCTTCTCGGGGCTGTGGATGCCGCTGGAGTTCCTGCCGTCGTTCTTCTCGCACGTCGCGCCGTTCCTGCCGCCCTACCACCTGGCGCGGCTGGCGCTGGCGCAGATCCAGCCCGGTGAGGTGCTCGGGCACGTGCTGGTGCTGGTCGGGATGACCGCCGTCAGTGCGGGACTGGCCGGTCTGTCCTATCGTTTCGCTCGACCATGACGACATCCCGCCTGCGCGCGTGGACCTGGGTGCACC
This window contains:
- a CDS encoding sigma-70 family RNA polymerase sigma factor, with product MRDVARHRRTQTERDQMWQPDGSLEDELIRRLYQEFGSPLLGHAMRLTGHDRQWAEDIVQETLVRAWRNAEKLERDPVLLRSWLFTVARRLVIDDRRKRSVRPQESQLTPSDEAPVRDEADRTLSAIVVAEAMSGLTAEHREAILETYLRDRTVGEAAEVLGVPAGTVKSRVYYALRALRRALQDRG
- a CDS encoding zf-HC2 domain-containing protein, which encodes MTALPDHIDVAAYVLGVLDEDEVDAFENHLAQCRKCALDLKDFAVLPDLLDEADQAGLLRGTAGERPDGRSVRAMLDSVSIDRGRKKRNYALAAAAVAVLLMGGTAAATVKLTSGSGNTSNVAQNVQDPPRQSAVANNETDVFQELSRSDPKTGLSAKIHARPEAWGTSIEFEVEGAKGPGRCELVALARDGGTMPVTSWLVSAPPANGDKAPVQLDGGLGMKWNDIAAFVVRDSSGATLLNMPT
- a CDS encoding DUF742 domain-containing protein, translated to MNDFRVRPYALTGGRTRSNVTLDIETIVTTNEEVARDPMTDTLEHRTISALCRDPHSVAEVSARLRLPLGVVRVLLADMSDLSLITVHRNEETEGSKPTTALLERVLAGLRNL
- a CDS encoding ABC transporter ATP-binding protein, with product MTTVLDMQGVRHRYGGTVALDGVDLRVDAGECVALLGPNGAGKTTLVNLVIGLLARQAGSIAIVGGDPRVAASRRELGVVQQSLGFPTTLKVRELVVGAAVRAGQPRSAAGPVMAELGLAELGGRRAVKLSGGQRQRLQLAMALVGDPALLVLDEPTVGLDVAARRSFWEIVAGRCARGVGVLVTTHLIEESAGVADRVVVVDKGRVLASGTPDELVAVLPDRTIVATCSLDDSVLAAMPGVLSMSRDGRWVRLRTREPESVLRVLLAADPTLADLRVEQAGLEEAVISIGAAA
- a CDS encoding ABC transporter permease — its product is MELVDDLRGVVREPAALFFSIVMPVGFFVLFVSMFGRQNTGMLATFGTFGVLAVTLMNPGMGVAKDRERGWLRAKQVSAVPIGVTLAAKVVASFPYAIGVLVAMAAAAAATGSLTVTPWQMVRLVGVLVLGAFPFALLGLAIGFQASTNAAAAILNALLMPSAIFSGLWMPLEFLPSFFSHVAPFLPPYHLARLALAQIQPGEVLGHVLVLVGMTAVSAGLAGLSYRFARP